ATCGGGTGTCGGGCATCGCTGGCATGTCGAATTCAGCCGCGTCGCCCGGCGCGAGCCAACGAAGGCCATTGCCTCCCCAGGCATTGCGCAGGGATTCGGCCGTCGTCGCGTCGATCGCGTTCGTGCCGGGTTTGCCGATCAGAATGGTCGTGAACATCGCGGTCTCCTTCCTCGGGACCGTTACCCGCTGCCTTGACCGAGTTCCAGCCGGTTGTTGCCCGGTTCTGAGCGTTGGCCGTGTGTCATCCCTGCGGCGCCCGAAGCGCATCGACGTCGGTCGCGGCGATTTCGTCTCCCGACGCGAGGATCAGGATGGTCTGTCCGCCTTCGACCTTGGCTTCCACCACCTCCGAATAGACGGCCATCTGCGCTTCCGTCATCAGCCCGTCCACGTTGTAGCTTTGAAGGTGGAAGGAATAGTCCCCCTCCGGCATCAAGGTTCCCGTGGGGCCGAGCCCGGCCCATTGGGTGCTTTCTTCGGCGACCGAGACCTCGAACCAGTCGACCTGTTGCCCCGCGGCGTCCCGCACGACGACGAAGGCGCTCGTCGCCCCGGACGCGGGTGCCAGGGCGAGGTCGACGGGTGCCAGCTGGAAATACGCCGACGTGGTCGCGCGCGCTTCCATGCCGACCCATCCGACGAGGTCGGACATCGAGAGCACGCCCAGCTGTGCCTGCACCTCCTTCAGAAGGTCGTTTGTGCGCACCTGTTGCTCGACCCCGGAGAAGGTGGCCAGCTGCACCGCGTAATCGGAGCTTTCGATCGGATTGAGCGGATCCTGATTTTCCATCTGCACGGTCAGCATCTTCAGAAACGTCTCGAAGTCCGACGAGATCATCGTGCCCTGTCCGGTCGCCGAACCGGCGGTGCCCGATGACGCGCCATAGGTCGTGTTGGTGTAGGTCGTGGAGGTCACATCCATGTCGTTCTCCTCATAGTCGCAGGTCCAGCGCGCCGGTGGACCGGGGCAAGCCAACTGGGCGCGCGGCGTCCGGGATATCGTTCGTCGGGGCAGGTTCGTTCTTCTTCCACGGCTCTCCCGAGCCACTCGATTCCTGGCCCGACCGGGGCGCGCCCTCGCCGAAGCTGAAGTTCAGGGACTGGTAGCCAAGGCCCCGCAACTCCTGTTCCAGGAGACCGATGTTGCGCCGGACGAGGTCGAGCGTTTCCGGCCGTTCGGTCGTGAGGGTCACGGTCATCGCCGCCCCGTCGGACGAAAAGGCGAGGCTCAGCCTGCCAAGCTCTGCCGGACGGAGCGACACCTCGAGACTGCCTTCCGTTCCTCCCTTCACGACCTCGGCAAGCTGCTCCGTTATCTGCCGTGCAACCTGCATGGTAGGGGTAGAAGTGGGGTCGAACGTCATCGCCCCCGTGCGTTCCGCGCGCGCGGCAACTCCCGACATGGCGCCTTCGGCGGCCTTTGTTCCCAGCTCGAAGTTCATTTCCCCGGCTGTGTCTTGGCCAGTTTGAACGGGCACACCATCGAGAGCTGATTGCAGGAGAGAAGGCGAGGTCGTTTCGGAGGCCTGGGGCTGAGCGTCCGAGCCAAGGTTCATCTGCGTGAGTCGCGGGTTCAGGGCTTCGGTATCGACATGATTTTTTTGCGATGCGCCCGGGCTTTGGTCTTCTGGAAGTTCTTCAATGGGTGGGCGCGGTGCCAGCGCCGGAGCTTGCTCCGGCATCGAAGGCCTGTCTGGTTTCATGTCCGTCAGAGGCGGGACTTCGGACGTAGGTTTCGGCGCCGGACGCTGGGTCGCGGAGGAGGGCGCGCGGTTCGGTGGGGATGTGGGCACCAGGGCCGCACGGGGCGGGCCGGGAAGTATTGGCAGTGTCTCCCCTGCGCCGCGCCCAATCGGAGCGAGGACGCCATCTGTCCCGGCTTCGACGTCGTGTACCGACGACACCAAGCCTCCCTCGGGCCGCGGTCCATTCCGGGATCCTTTTTCAACCGGAGCGTCGTCGGCCGCTTGTGGCCCGGACCCTGCTGGCGCGACGACCACCGGAGGCGGCAGGGGGGAGTCATCCGTCGGACCCACACCCTGCAAGAGCGTGTCGCGCCCCGCAACCACAGCGGCTTCCACGGCGTCGCCCGCGGGCATCTCTGATATCTGCCGGACATCCGGCAAGGAAACCGCAATCAGCGGAGCCGGGGCTTCAGCGACAAGGCCTGCGACTTCCGAGGGGACAGGACCGGCTTGGTCATCCGGCTCTCCGTTCTGCCCGTCCCCGGGCACGCAGGCCTTCGACCCGGCCTTATCCGGCCCGATGTCCTGCGTCCCGTCCCCAGTCGAAGGCTTCGCCTTCGTCTCGTCGAAGGCCGCTTCGAAGCCACGGTTGGCGTTGGCATGTCTGATTGGATTCACCGGTCCCCCCAAAGGCGCGGGTGGCGGGGCGACAATTGCAATAGGCAGGTCCATTCATGCTCCGGTTTTCTGACGCCGCTTGCCGTCATGTAACCTGCGATCCCTTACCGATTCTTTACCACTGGCAGGTCAGGATCGCGGAAATTCGCGCAATTCGAAGGACCGCCATGCAGATATCCGCCCCGACGCTTCCCATTGAACCCTCGTTGCGGACGGTAGACCAATCGGCCGTTGCGACCGATGATAGGCTTCGTGCCGTTGCGAAGGACCTGGAGGCGACATTCCTGGCCGAGATGCTGAAGTCGGCAGGTCTCGGAGGATTGCCCGAGACCTTTGGCGGTGGCGCGGGCGAGGAACAGTTCGCGTCCTTCCTGCGGGCCGAACAGGCACGAATGATGGTCGACGCGGGCGGGATCGGTCTGTCGGAGATGCTGTTCGATGCCTTGAAGGAGCGCGCCGATGGGATTCTTTGACGGCAAGAACACGGCGCAGGCGTTTTCCCGGTTTCTCGACTATGAAAAGGCTCTCATCCTGCGGGGGGACATTGCGGCGGTGCACAGGATGGCCGTCGAAAAGGAACGATTCCTGAAGAAACTCGCGCGCCCCCGGTTTCAGCGCCACAACCTCGCCGATCTGAAACGTAGGGCCGAACGCAACAGCGATCTGCTGCTGGCTTCGGCGCGCGGGTTCAAGGCGGTGCAAGACCAGCTCGCACAGGTGACGACTGCGCCCCCGGACCTTCGGACCTATGGACGCGATGGTCAGTCGAGCGCCCTAGGAAAACCGGACCCGGGCTTCAACAAGCGCGCCTGAGGAAGGCGACGCGCGATCAAGGACAGCGGACCGGAAGCAGCCGCGATTTCGCCTAAAATCCGACATAATCGCCGCGAATACGTTCACCGTTCTTTTAGCACTCCCGTCGCAGGTTGACCCTGCATCCTGAGGGGGTGGCGCGGGCCAGGAAGTCAACGGCGCGCAGAGGTCAGAACGACTCTGGAACCCGCCCCGCGCGGGCGGACCTCTCACTGGCGCGAAAGATGCGCCGACTGACTAAAGGAACCAACGAATGGCCACCTTCCATGCGCCACCGTGGTGGGCTTCGCCACCACCCTTTTTCACCTTCTTGATGATGATGGGCGCGTTTCCCTGCGCGCTCATCCCACCGCACCTCTGATTTCACCCGTCGACCGGTCTAGCGGTCGCTCGGTTAAGGTGCGGTTTACGGTCGGTCAGGAGGCACCGGTTTCCAGGCAAATGGTTAACGTCTGCCCCCAGAGCTCACAGCAGCCGGTCTAGACCGCGCGTGAGCCCCTGCATCTCCATCACCCGACGCGCCGCCAGAAGCGTGCCCGGCACGAGGATGTCGGCGGAATGCGTGTCCGCGTCATGGGTGATCGTCAGCCGGGAATTTCCGTTCGCGAAGGTGCTGGTGACGGTGGCGGAGTAACTCGGCATCCGGAGCGAATGCACCTGAACCCCGTTGATCGTGCCGCCCCGCAGACCCGGCTCGCCATTGACCGTCGCCGGGTCGACCTCGTATCGCGGCTGTTTCACTGCTCCCATGCGCTCGGCCAGTTCCCGGGCCGTGCCGGTCGGCGCGTCGGTCTTTTTCGGGCGCGAGTAGTCGATGATCTCGAACCAGTCGAGGTAGTCCGCCGCCATGATGGAGAACCGGGTCATGAGCGCGGCGGTCAGGGCGAAGTTGCCGCTCGCCACGACGCCGACCCCTGCGTCTTTCGACGCCGCTTCGATCCGGGCAAAGTCTTCGGCGGTCAGGCCGGAAGTTCCGATGACCACCCGCCGCCCCGCTCCGAGGCTCGCAAGCGTATGGTGCAGCACGGCGTCTCGCGCGGTGTAGTCGATGAGCACGTCCCAATCGACCGTGAGCGCCTCTTCGATGGTCCCGAAGCAGGGAGCGCCCAAGACCTCGGTTCCGGCGCGCGACCGGGACAGGCCCGCGACCAGTTCCATGTCCTCCGCCGCTTCGACCGCGCGTGCAATCTCGCCCCCGGTCCAACCGGTGATCCCGCCGACGCATACTCTCATGACTGCCTCCTTCGTTGCGGCGATCCTGCGGAAAACCCTCCCCCTCCACAAGCCGGGGCTTCACAGGGGGTCCATCGCGCGCCACTCTGACCCGAAAGGATGGAGCCCTCTCATGCGTCACGCTCTTGCTTTCGTTTCCTATCTCGCCGCCGCGCCCCTCTCCGCAGAGGACGCGCGCAGTGCCGCCGAGGCCTATGCCGGCCTGCCCGTCGTGCAACGCCAGATCGACGACATGTTCGCCCCCGCCATGGTCGCGCAATTCTTCCGTGCCGGCGTTCCGGCCGATGTCGAGATTTCCCCTGACAAGATGGCCCGCATCGGCGCGATCCTGTCGGTGGCAATGATGGAGAAGAAGCCGGAGGTCATGGAGGTCATGGTCACCCAGATGTCCGCGCTCTTCACAGTGGAGGAGATCGAGGCGCTCACCGAATTCTACCAGTCGGACGCGGGGGCCTCGGCCATGTCGAAGATGCAGCCCTATATGCAGGGCGTGATGGGTGCCATGGCGCAGGTGATGGTGCCGGTGCAACAGGCGGTCCTGCCCGACATCGTCAGGATCCTCGAGGAATGACCGCCTGATAGAGCTTCACCTTGATGCCGCCATTGTCGATGACCGGCCCCGAGGACAGGTCGAGCCCCGTGACATGCGCAAGATTCGGGTCGGAGGTGACCAGCCCCACGCGCCAGCCGGGGAAGCGTTCGGTCATGATCTTGCCGAAACTGCCGTAGAGCGCATAGAGCGGCCCCTTTCCACTCTTCTCGGCGCCGATCCGTTCGCCATAGGGCGGGTTCAAGATGACGAGGCCGGGCGGCGTCGGTGGCGGTTCGAGCGCGGCGAGCGGCTGGCAGGTGAAGTGACACAGGCCGTCGACCCCGGCGGACTCGGCGTTGCGAAGCGCTCCGTCCACCGCGCCCCTGTCGCGGTCCGAGCCGTAGAAAACCGCGGCGACTCCCGGAGCCGATCCGTCACGTCGCAGCGAGGCAAAGGCGTCCGGGTCGAAACTCGTCAGATGCTCGAAGGCAAAGTCGCGGTCCCGACCGGGTTGAAGGTCCGATGCCCATTCCGCGGCTTCCAGAAGAAAGGTGCCCGACCCGCACATCGGATCCACCACGGCTTCTCCCGGTTGGTAGTCGCAGGCCCGAAGCAGAAGGGCCGCAAGCGTTTCCCGGATCGGAGCCTTTCCGGTATGCCGCTTGTGGCCGCGCTTGTGCAGGCTCTCGCCCGAGCTGTCGATGCTGATCGTGACGAGGTCGCGGTCGATCCGCGCCATG
The Maritimibacter sp. DP1N21-5 DNA segment above includes these coding regions:
- a CDS encoding DUF2059 domain-containing protein, whose translation is MRHALAFVSYLAAAPLSAEDARSAAEAYAGLPVVQRQIDDMFAPAMVAQFFRAGVPADVEISPDKMARIGAILSVAMMEKKPEVMEVMVTQMSALFTVEEIEALTEFYQSDAGASAMSKMQPYMQGVMGAMAQVMVPVQQAVLPDIVRILEE
- a CDS encoding flagellar hook-length control protein FliK — its product is MNFELGTKAAEGAMSGVAARAERTGAMTFDPTSTPTMQVARQITEQLAEVVKGGTEGSLEVSLRPAELGRLSLAFSSDGAAMTVTLTTERPETLDLVRRNIGLLEQELRGLGYQSLNFSFGEGAPRSGQESSGSGEPWKKNEPAPTNDIPDAARPVGLPRSTGALDLRL
- a CDS encoding rod-binding protein → MQISAPTLPIEPSLRTVDQSAVATDDRLRAVAKDLEATFLAEMLKSAGLGGLPETFGGGAGEEQFASFLRAEQARMMVDAGGIGLSEMLFDALKERADGIL
- the dapB gene encoding 4-hydroxy-tetrahydrodipicolinate reductase, which codes for MRVCVGGITGWTGGEIARAVEAAEDMELVAGLSRSRAGTEVLGAPCFGTIEEALTVDWDVLIDYTARDAVLHHTLASLGAGRRVVIGTSGLTAEDFARIEAASKDAGVGVVASGNFALTAALMTRFSIMAADYLDWFEIIDYSRPKKTDAPTGTARELAERMGAVKQPRYEVDPATVNGEPGLRGGTINGVQVHSLRMPSYSATVTSTFANGNSRLTITHDADTHSADILVPGTLLAARRVMEMQGLTRGLDRLL
- a CDS encoding class I SAM-dependent RNA methyltransferase, whose product is MQELDIFAVCPPGLEPQLAAECRALGFTRGKPEAGGVTLRGGWSEVWRANLELRGATRVLVRLGSFPAFHLAQLDKRARGFDWSVLQPHIPVRVDVTTNKKSKIYHAGAAAERIERAIREERGAPIEAEAPVRIMARIDRDLVTISIDSSGESLHKRGHKRHTGKAPIRETLAALLLRACDYQPGEAVVDPMCGSGTFLLEAAEWASDLQPGRDRDFAFEHLTSFDPDAFASLRRDGSAPGVAAVFYGSDRDRGAVDGALRNAESAGVDGLCHFTCQPLAALEPPPTPPGLVILNPPYGERIGAEKSGKGPLYALYGSFGKIMTERFPGWRVGLVTSDPNLAHVTGLDLSSGPVIDNGGIKVKLYQAVIPRGS
- a CDS encoding flagellar hook capping FlgD N-terminal domain-containing protein, with protein sequence MDVTSTTYTNTTYGASSGTAGSATGQGTMISSDFETFLKMLTVQMENQDPLNPIESSDYAVQLATFSGVEQQVRTNDLLKEVQAQLGVLSMSDLVGWVGMEARATTSAYFQLAPVDLALAPASGATSAFVVVRDAAGQQVDWFEVSVAEESTQWAGLGPTGTLMPEGDYSFHLQSYNVDGLMTEAQMAVYSEVVEAKVEGGQTILILASGDEIAATDVDALRAPQG